Below is a genomic region from Polypterus senegalus isolate Bchr_013 chromosome 13, ASM1683550v1, whole genome shotgun sequence.
atttcttctcCCCTCACAAAGACGTTCAGGTAACTGAGCAGGTGTGGGGAAGTGCGCCCCGATAGGAATAGCTCCCGCCTGGAGCTCGGCGCCTCCCGATTAGGCTCCGCCTCCTGCGCGAATCTTCCAACGATCCTGACTGTCCAGAAAGCATAGCAATGCGTTATACCATCAGGAGATCAGGAAATCAAATTTATTGGGAGAAGAGGCCACAGATGACACTAACAGATAAGCACAATTCTATAGTGTTTTGTAAATTGGATTGCAGTGATGAGACTCTGTCCAGTTCAGATGGCTGCACAACACAACTTTTGTTGACTTGAGGAAAAATAACGTACAGTTCCAGAGTGACCATAGACCAGGTAACAATAAGGTGCAACTATCCGGTCAGTAAGGTAAAAACGACCTTCTTTATAAGATCTTTCATGGCAAATACTTCCTGAGATTTTTCTTCGGGTAAGTAAGACAAAAGTTTTAAAGGCAAGATTATTATGCTATAGCAATTTAGAACTTCACTGTCCTCTGCCCATATGAGACAGTATAAGGTCCCCATAAAGTATAAGAGAGCAGCCGCAGTGTCCAACAAGTCAACCCTTTGTTTCCAGTTAACAGAAAGACATCCATCCAAAAGACCACTCGCTGTGTAACAGACTCCACAAAAGGGGTTACTTGGGGATGGGGAGGTGGGCAATCCAGATAATTTCAGATGGTTAGTAAAGTTGTCCGGTAATTAAAAACCAAAAGCCACCGTTAAGGCTGTAACTCCAAGTGACATTTACATGTGTCACAATTGGTGTATACAGAAATATTTTCgtcaaaatattcctccataggccCAGGAGGTCCGTTTAACACTTTGAAAAAGGGTCCTTGTCCAGTGAGCAAAGCTGTAAGGCATTGTTTAGGCTGTTCAGATAGAAGAGAGGGTTTTCGGAGAGGGGTTTTAAACTAAGCTGACAAACCTTAACAGTACGACCACTACAGTGAGcggagagagagcgcgagagaaggGTCATTGTCCAGTTCGTAGGGCAGAGAGAACTGGTAATGACCTACCCGGCATTTGCATACTTGTTTTAGACGCTCCCGGAGGGGTCCCAGATGACGTCACCCACCCAATACCTGCGGGATCGCCTCTCTGTCACCACagcctcctccttctcctcctccccaCCGCACAGCGACCGGATTTTACATAAAAGGCAACGAATCCGAGCAGCGCAAGCACTCGGCAGGACAGcaggcggaggaggaggaggaagaagaaaaaaaaagaagaaccagAAGAAGCATAAAAAGTCACTTTCAGGTAGGGGTTTTTGCGCAGGGTGGGAGGTGGGTTGAGATGGGGAGCGCCGAATGAGACTGATGAGAGCTATGCCTCTGGATGAGCACTCACAACCCCGCGTGTCGCAGCCGGGTTGGCACAAGAAAAGCGGGCGACGAAAGTATGTCGAGGAGAATTTGGGGTCTtgtctaaagaaaataaaatcttgccTCTATCACATGCAAGAGGAGGGACTTCTTGTGTGAGAAGTCAAAAAGAACCACGTGACCCCCCCCCAGCCCCCAGCCAGCATCAGTGCTCTCAAGTGACATGTGTCTACACCGAAGGGGACACACCGACCGTTAGGTTAGGGTCACCCTAAAACGATGTGCGATTCCTTTCCCCGTATCTTTGAATCGTAAATACCAGGATTCCTCAGCTATAGATACAAGATTTCTTCATGCTAAGTTTTCGATGAGAGTTGCAGTGATCAGAGCAGCCACCGGCAGTAGGCTCGcttctattttaattatttgaatttccATCTGGAGATGGCATTCTCTCAGATTTCCAATGCTAATTATTGCTGACAGCATGCAAAGCAGCTCTCACACAGCGAAAGCACAAAGGGCACACCGAGCTGAGAGTACCGCAGATGCTCCAGCACCTCTGAGCGTCGGGGCGCATCTCCAGTTCTGTGGATGTCACCACGGCCATAGAGACTCGCCTGACCACTCCGTCACAAGTCCGAATTGGACACAAGCTCTTCCAGAACAGCCTAAGCATATTTACTAAAGGACCCGTTTTGCTCATTTCCAGAGTTTTCAAGCTGGCTGAAACGGAGACCATGGATGAGATGGATGTGCCACAGATGAAGAAGGAGGTGGAAAGCCTAGAGTATCAGCTAGCCTTCAAGAGAGAGATGTCTTCCAAGACCATCCCAGAGTAAGTACCTCAGCAAGTCTGTTAGTTAATCCTCTCATTCCAAACGATTACCACAAAAGTTAATAGGTAAAGGTGAACCGAAGAGACCTCACTATGCTTTTAGTTGACAGCCTTATTCCTGTTGGTAGCTATACTTTGCAAAATACTTTTGCGAAAGGTACTATAAAAAGATTAATTGAAGAGACACCTTTatcttttacatgtatttttctgttaaattttcCTTCTTGTgccaaaaatgttttaagaatgCTGCAGCACTGCCTTTTGTTAGACAGGACAAATTCCCGGGTCTTTggtgtgaaaggcaccataaaaGGAACAGTTGATGTAAACAGCTGAGTGCTTCACTGCTTAGCCTGAACTTCTCCTGATTTAACGTTCCTCCCATTTTCACTATTCTTGAAGTACCCTTGGAAAGTGCTCACTCTGACAACTTCTGGACATTAACATGCACTTCCTACACTTTTGTCAGATTTAATGGCCCATCTCCTTTTAGTTATTCTTACTTTGAAAGACATTATGCAAAATCTGTGGATGTGACATCCCTCTTCAGAAATTAATTATTCCTACCAATCCTCCATTTCTGACATTCTAAACAGTGTTCAATGCTTTATACCCTTATCTTGCAAAGACCTTTCCAGATTTGCTGTCCTAATTGTTTTTTAAGCAGGTGCAATCATTTTTGCTATAAAAAGATTTAGTGAGTGGATTCTTCACTCTTCAGCTAAGGCAACTCCTGATTTAATCATAACCCCCTAAAAATTAGTAAAAGGTGCTAAATGGGGACTGAAGTGCAGCAACCCCACTCCCACTGACTTTCAGACATGGCAGCCAATTTACTGTTGCACTCTCTTAGTTATCATAGTGCTGAGTCTTACTGGGAATGGCACTGCAGACTGGTCAATATGCCAGTCCAATGCTGCActccatcttttcttttttacagcaGTTACCTTAGCTACTGTATGAGACTGccagacacctccatgcttttgTCTTCAGGGGTCGGGCTGTTCAAGGCACTCCTCCACTTTGGAAACCTAATATGGCAGCTATCAATATGAAATGTGCAGTTCATAATATAGACAGCTTTACAACCGCTtggcagtgttattttttttactgcccTGGTTCCCTGTGATTTGAGGTCAGTCTGAAAGGCCCCATATAAAATTAATGTTGACTGATGTGGCCATGGACATGTTCAAGCAGGGTTATTCTTAAAGGATTACGTCAATTCCTCCTCCTCCCTCCCCCCATTGTATATCTTTGTGACAATCTTCaagtttaaatgttaaataataaacgACTTTAAAATTTTAAGATGGATGGAGTTTTACCTACCCATCATCGTTCTCTGTTCCGTTATCATCTCTACTGCTCGAATGACTTTTTATAATTAATCCTTTTGAAAGTCATGAGCAGACACACAAGAAGGCTTTCCGTGGGCCTTGTCCCCGGGGTCTCATTACTGTGACAACCTAAGTGTGACCACACCCCCAAGAGACAACCCTTAGTTCCCCCACATCCGCCACGCTCGTCACAGCTTGTTGTAGGTTACTGTTGCTCCCTGTAGTCTCTGGCTTACTCATGGCATTTCTTATGCAGATGGCTTCTTGACCAAATCAGGTGACACCATGTTTCTATTTCTTGTCTGTCCCCAGCCTGGTGAAGTGGATTGAAGAGCGTGTGCCACAAGATCCATTCCTGAACCAAGAGCTCATGAAGAATAATCCCTGGGTGGAGAAGGGGAAGTGTTCTATTCTTTAGTAGGAAAGCGAGTGGGTGTGGCACTGAACATATCAACCTTTTGTAGTATAAAAGGTGAGAAAGTAGTGAGTCAGCTCCTTAATATAAAAACGCAAATGTAAATGTGTTTGTTCATATATACCAGACATGTACACCAGCAATCCAGAGACAAGCCCACACACAAGGGCAGAACTGGCTATTTTTCCTTTAATGTATTTGCGTGCTTCAACAAGAGATCTGTAGGAATAAAGGTTTTCTACTCAATGTTCCTCATTAGCAACAAAGTGTCACAGGCGTAGCAGCTTCTTGACATGTCTAATTGCTCTTTCTTCTTATTCTACAGAAGATCACGGATGTACACATTGCGCCTCACTGCATTGGACACACCCTCGTTGAACCGGAACCAGACATCACTGTTGCCTACTGCTTTGCCAATTTGCTGCTCTGCTGATTCCGCTGCAGGTTCTgaagaaaaaactgaatttacagAAACATATGGGGCAAGGAGAAAAATACACATCGCAGAAGATTTCAAATTTGGGACATGCAAGACATAGGTTTCCATACCTCAATCCCCCAATACCTTCTATAATCCTTTCAAAAGAATCAAATTTAAAGAAATGCATCTGTTGATTTGTCTACACAAAGCTGGCTAGGCCAGGAAAAAACAGGCTTGGTTACAACCccattaaatttatatatttcttaatttactttttaacctgtgttggtttgttccttctgtaatataaaaaaacaaaacaaaaaaaagccatGAGATCTACACACGTGCACCGAGTACCTGTAGTGGAGGTAGATGACAACTTTTCCTTTATCACGCACCGCCCAAAGAAGTCCACTGCTGGctgtaaaaacaaaattcaagtgTCACGACCAAGTTGACCGCATCTTATTATCCTTTCAGTACTAAAGCTTTACAATTTAACTTGTCAGTTTTGTTCCCCTCTACTGGGTGCTAAGTGAACATCTAAGAGCTTAGGGAGACTCCTAGCTAACAGGCACAAAGCGGATCTGCTGACACCATAAAGCCAAAGCTGTAGCTTCCATTAACCTGATTTCTCTCTGTTAAGGATTATCCTTAGAAATCCCTAGGCAAAGCATACAGAGGTTGGCATCTGGCCTTGTCCGCGCATGTCTCTGTGCCACTGTCTGTTGTGGAATGTTAGGGTCTTGTGCTTTAAAACTCAGAGCGCTCTGCATGAACAGTCTGTCCATGCTGCAAATCTCGACACCATCTTTGAACAGATTACCTACCTTGTCTTGAATACTGGTTTGTTTCACAATATTTTCCAGCCTCTGTTGGTGGTTCTTTACAGACACTTTTGTGCTCTCCTCTTTGCTACTGTCCACCTGTAGATTCTCATCTTGATTCTgcacagtacaaaataaaaatgcaccctAAGCCCAGTCATAGATAATGAAGTAAAATACAGACTTTCAAAAGGCCAAAGCTGCAAACCTGGGCAAGTCTGaggtgtgccaatagtgtagttcAGACCTACAGCCACAGTCCTTGGGTAGAGCAGCACATTGCCCCATTATTCTTTCAGAGAGACCTCCCCATCAAGTCTTTATTAATACTGCCTGCCCACTTCAAATCCTTCAGTGAAGAGCCATATTCCTCTTTCACCACGCAGGAGGCAGGAAATGCAAGCACTGTTATGTTTCCCTGGGGTGCTTACCATAGAACACACTTGATGGTACAACATAAGAGTAATTACTGTTTGACAAGATGATTACACAAAGGAGTTCTCATTGAGGGTGAATCAGCTCTTAGTTAGGCAAGTCTGTGCCAGGCTGCCAGGCTCCTTTCCACCCAAACTCCTCCTTAGATTATTTGCAGGCACTTGTTTATGCACaacatttcacaaagatgtttccCTAAGCACCAGTGCAGCCTGATGCTTCCCAGCAACTGTCTCCACAGGCCTCATTAACAGGTCGCCAAGACAGACAGTGTGGAATGAACCATGTGGATAACAACTACAGCAGGTACACAGAGGGTCAGCTGCTGCTCACAAAAGCATCCCAGTAGACCAACTTCAAATCGACCAGACTGGTTATCCCCATAGAACGGATAAGCACACAGGCAGTGTGTATCATTTCAGCGCCCTCCCGATTAGTGGAGGGTCTTTCAAAAACAGATGGCTCCTTCTGCACAGCTTGCTGAAAAAAAGGCACACCATTGGCTTCCTCATTtgcataaaactttttttttgtttttaacgaTTCTCACACTGTTCACTTATGCTATTGCTTACTGTTGGTTGCATTTGAAATGAAGGGggtcttttgtttaaaaaaaaaacatcaatgttaataaaATCAGGGTTTGCACACTTTAGTACATTTCAAATTCTTAACATTTTATGACTTTTCCATTATCAAAGAGCACAAGAATCCAGGACTACTTTACATTCTAGATCAGAATATCCAAGGCAAAACTACATGAACCTAAGAACACATATGAACTTAAACATGTGGCCTATTTTAAATTGCTGACCACTTACTGCACTGTTACTATTGGTACAGTAAGTAGCACAAGCTTCCATGTCAGTTTTTGTAACAGTATTGTTACTTTCTTAAAATATATGTATCAGTTTCAGGACAATGACTGTGCCATTATACACGTGGTGTGCACAGAACTGGCTCATACCAATATCTTGAAATGTACAAGCAAAAGATGTAAAGAAATCatggaaaaaaacatattttgttcaAGTGCCATTTACAAATGGAATACTTTAAAAGCACACGTTAAAATACAGAAACTTTACTGTGTTGGGGTGGCAGCGACTGACTCATATTAGGCAAATAAcatgatgataaaaaaatatattttatatatatatatatatatattttggcatATTTTAGGCAGTAAATTgctgtggatgaaaactacaAAGTATGCCTTGGGAAAGGCATCCATATACACTTGTATGGCTCTCAACAGTATGCTCTGACTATTGGGGAACATTTCCTGCAAAAGTTTAACAAGGCCTTCACCATGACTAATGCTTGTCCATCAAATTTAAAAGTGAATATCTGAAATCCTCTGGGTATTAATCACATATGAAAAGTAGTAAGGggatatacaaccccaattccaatgaagttgggacgttgtgtaaaatgtaaataaaaacagaatacaatgatttgcaaatccctTTCAACtgatattcaattgaatacactacgaagacaagatatcgaatgttcaaactgataaattgttgttttgcaaatcttcactcattttgaatttgatgcctgcaacgcgtttcaaaaaagctgggacaggggcagcaaaagactgggaaagttgaggaatgttcaaaaaaacacctggtttgaacattccataggtgaacaggttaattggaaacaggtgtttgtcatgattgggtataaaaggagcatccccaaaaggctcagtcgttcacaagaaAGGATGGGGTGAGGTTCACTACTTTGTGAACAACTAACTgcatgggcaaatagtccagcagtttaagaacaatgtttctcaacgtacaattgcaaggaatctagggatttcgtCATCTACTGTGCATaatatcaaaagattcagagaatctggagaaatctctgcacgtaagcggcaaggccgaacaccaacactggatgcccgtgaccttcgatccctcaggtggcactgcattaaaaaccgacatcattctgtaaaggatattaccaagtgggctcaggaatacttcagaaaaccattgtcagttaacacaattcgtcactacatctacaagtgcaagttaaaactctaccatgcaaagcgaaagccatatatcaacaacacccggAAATGCCGCCGGCTtttctgggcccgagctcatctgtgatggactgatgcaaagtggaaaaatgtgcggaggtctgacgagtccacattttaaactgtttttagaaATCAAGGAGGTCATGTCCTCCGGGCCAaacaggaaaaggaccatccggattgttatcagcgcaaagttcaaaaacCAGCATCAGTGATGGTATGGGGgcgtgttagtgcccatggcatgggtaacttgcacatctgtgaagacaccattaatgctgaaaggtacatacaggttttagagaaacatatgctgccatccaagcaacgtctttttcagggacgtcgctgcttatttcagcaggacaatgcgaagccacattctgcatgtgttacaacagcgtggcttcgtagtaaaagagtgcgggtactagactggcctgcctgcagtccacacctgtctcccattgaaaatgtgtggcacatTATGAAGCAAAAAATACGGcaacggagaccccggactgttgagcaagtgaagttgtacatcaagcaagaatgggaaagaattccacctacaaagcttcaacaattagtgtcctcagttcccaaacgcttattgagtgttgttaaaaggaaaggtgatataacacagtggtaaacatgccccgtcccagcttttttggaacatgttgcaggcatcaaattcaaaatgagtgaagatttgcaaaacaacaataaagtttatcagtttgaacattagataccttgtctttgtagtgtattcaattgaatataggttgaaaaggatttgcaaatcattgtattctgtttttatttatgttttacaccatgtcccaacttcattggaattggggttgtagtaTCACTAGCCTGACTAGAGTTCTCACTAGCGCTACTGCCAGCTAATCCACTGCCACTTGAACAGCTTACGCGTGCGGCAGTCACATGCGACGATAACTGAATACTGAGGAAGAG
It encodes:
- the LOC120543043 gene encoding guanine nucleotide-binding protein G(I)/G(S)/G(O) subunit gamma-13-like, whose translation is MDEMDVPQMKKEVESLEYQLAFKREMSSKTIPDLVKWIEERVPQDPFLNQELMKNNPWVEKGKCSIL